One window of the Lycorma delicatula isolate Av1 chromosome 3, ASM4794821v1, whole genome shotgun sequence genome contains the following:
- the LOC142320986 gene encoding membrane protein FAM174A has protein sequence MPDLKMFLNFYIQLFLLLIFSSYVCDSQKDTSNSDDLNRTRRKENVYVENKSNKNVELPKMSTVLNSSVNENDLKNSIPVWSSKVNSTTVMEGFFIFAGLSVAVVLYFTVKAIRLRRRRCRVRKYGLLTNREDVEMTPLGEEEDDEDSTVFDINDHPHSSSRP, from the exons ATGCCGGACTTAAAAATGTTCCTTAACTTTTatattcaactatttttattattaatctttagtTCCTATGTCTGTGACAGTCAAAAAGATACATCAAATTCTGATGATTTAAATCGGACACGTAGAAAAGAAAACGTTTACgttgaaaacaaaagtaataaaaatgtggaATTACCAAAGATGTCAACAGTGTTAAACAGTTCTGTAAatgaaaacgatttaaaaaattctatcccTGTGTGGTCCAGTAAGGTTAATTCTACTACTGTTATGGAGGGATTTTTCATATTTGCTGGATTAAGTGTAGCAGTTGTGCTGTACTTTACTGTTAAAGCTATCAG GTTAAGAAGAAGAAGATGTAGAGTACGTAAATATGGATTATTAACAAATCGTGAGGATGTTGAAATGACACCACTGGGAGAAGAAGAGGATGATGAAGATTCTACTGTTTTTGATATTAATGATCATCCACATTCTTCCTCACGTCCATGA